One genomic region from Acidobacteriota bacterium encodes:
- a CDS encoding glycosyltransferase, which translates to MTAGPATPSVSVIITAFKPEFYEAALTSAREQTRDDLEIVVGDDSPGDEIRRVTESASATDRRIAYARNRPALGGPANRMACFARARGSLVKFLNDDDLLDADCVRRMAACLDAFPATTLVTSHWRRIDAEGGHLPDDRDNARPVGIDSTLDGRSAAAFMIGNRSNFIGGPSAAMFRRRDLADARPHILSFAGEPCLANGDVTMWAHLLSKGDAIYLADTLSSLRIHPGQMQRRPGYAAEGAAAWDRVASLARGTGLFDGSAPRRIEAEPLGIKPWHADQVVVAITEAAEAIDRGDLNRAYWLFTVAAEREPRDAWIVEARARLLYALGERPLAESELRRSRALHHPTRAHAEGA; encoded by the coding sequence ATGACGGCAGGTCCTGCGACACCGAGCGTCAGCGTGATCATCACGGCCTTCAAGCCCGAGTTCTACGAGGCGGCCCTCACCAGCGCGCGTGAACAGACGCGCGACGATCTCGAGATCGTCGTCGGCGACGACTCCCCCGGCGACGAAATCCGCCGGGTGACGGAGTCCGCCTCCGCGACGGATCGTCGCATCGCGTACGCGCGGAACCGGCCGGCGCTCGGCGGCCCGGCGAACCGGATGGCGTGCTTCGCCCGGGCGCGCGGCTCGCTCGTCAAGTTCCTCAACGACGACGATCTCCTCGACGCCGACTGCGTGCGCCGCATGGCCGCGTGCCTCGACGCCTTTCCCGCAACCACCCTCGTGACCTCTCACTGGCGCCGCATCGACGCGGAAGGCGGCCACCTGCCCGACGACCGGGACAACGCGCGGCCGGTCGGGATCGACAGCACCCTCGACGGGAGATCCGCGGCCGCCTTCATGATCGGGAATCGCTCGAACTTCATCGGGGGCCCGAGCGCCGCGATGTTCCGCCGCCGGGACCTGGCGGACGCGCGGCCGCACATCCTCTCCTTCGCGGGGGAGCCGTGCCTCGCGAACGGGGACGTGACGATGTGGGCTCACCTCCTGTCGAAGGGGGACGCCATCTACCTCGCCGACACCCTCAGCTCGCTGCGCATCCATCCCGGCCAGATGCAGCGGCGTCCGGGATACGCGGCGGAAGGGGCGGCGGCGTGGGATCGCGTCGCGTCGCTCGCCCGGGGGACGGGCCTCTTCGACGGATCGGCGCCGCGCCGCATCGAGGCGGAGCCTCTCGGCATCAAGCCCTGGCACGCGGACCAGGTCGTCGTCGCGATCACGGAGGCGGCCGAGGCGATCGATCGCGGCGACCTGAACCGCGCCTACTGGCTCTTCACCGTCGCGGCCGAGCGGGAGCCGCGCGACGCGTGGATCGTCGAGGCCCGGGCGCGCCTGCTCTACGCGCTGGGTGAGCGGCCGCTGGCGGAATCCGAGCTGAGAAGATCGAGGGCGCTGCACCATCCGACCCGCGCCCATGCGGAGGGGGCGTGA
- a CDS encoding DegT/DnrJ/EryC1/StrS family aminotransferase, translated as MEPRVTARRRAPDLAILGGPPAFASPVHVGRPNLGDRARFLSRVESILDRKILTNHGPYLREFESAIAARVDVRHCVATANATVALEVLARALGLTGEVIVPSLTFVATAHAMRWQGLTPVFADVDETTHNLDPASAESRVTPRTSAILGVHLWGRPCDVGALAAIAKRHDLALLFDAAHAFGCTLGGRPIGGFGAAEVFSFHATKVVQSFEGGAITTNDDALAARLRLLANFGFAGYDDVRVVGTNAKMSEISAAMGLTALESFDAFVSHNRLNHAWYERALGAIPGISVIPFDENEAGNFQYVVAEVDARRFGLSRDDLVAVLHADNVLARRYFHPGCHRMAPYASEAPRPRRPLPVTERLSERLLCFPTGQDVAAGDIAVIARLVARAPAQAGTIARRLSLSAPLLAQEAIG; from the coding sequence ATGGAGCCGAGGGTGACGGCGAGGCGGCGCGCGCCGGATCTCGCGATTCTCGGCGGCCCCCCGGCGTTCGCGAGCCCCGTCCACGTGGGCCGTCCAAACCTCGGGGATCGCGCCCGTTTCCTCTCGAGGGTCGAATCGATCCTCGATCGCAAGATCCTCACGAACCACGGCCCGTACCTCCGGGAGTTCGAGAGCGCCATCGCCGCGCGCGTCGACGTGAGGCACTGCGTGGCGACCGCCAACGCGACCGTGGCCCTCGAGGTCCTCGCCCGCGCCCTCGGCCTGACGGGGGAGGTCATCGTGCCGTCCCTCACCTTCGTCGCGACCGCGCATGCGATGCGCTGGCAGGGGCTGACCCCCGTCTTCGCCGACGTCGACGAGACGACGCACAACCTCGATCCCGCGAGCGCCGAATCGCGCGTCACGCCGCGGACCTCCGCGATCCTCGGCGTCCATCTGTGGGGGAGGCCGTGCGACGTGGGCGCCCTCGCGGCGATCGCGAAGCGCCACGATCTCGCCCTCCTCTTCGACGCGGCTCACGCGTTCGGCTGCACGCTCGGCGGGCGGCCCATCGGAGGGTTCGGCGCCGCCGAGGTCTTCTCGTTCCACGCGACCAAGGTCGTGCAGTCGTTCGAGGGAGGGGCCATCACCACGAACGACGACGCGCTCGCCGCGCGCCTGCGCCTCCTCGCGAATTTCGGATTCGCCGGCTACGACGACGTGCGGGTCGTGGGCACCAACGCGAAGATGTCGGAGATCTCCGCGGCCATGGGGCTCACCGCGCTGGAGAGCTTCGACGCGTTCGTCTCCCACAACCGCCTCAACCACGCATGGTACGAGCGCGCCCTCGGCGCGATTCCGGGGATCTCCGTGATCCCCTTCGACGAGAACGAGGCGGGAAACTTCCAGTACGTCGTGGCGGAGGTGGACGCCCGACGGTTCGGTTTGAGCCGCGACGACCTCGTCGCGGTGCTCCACGCGGACAACGTCCTCGCCCGGCGCTACTTCCATCCCGGGTGCCACCGCATGGCCCCGTACGCGAGCGAGGCCCCCCGCCCGCGGCGCCCGCTCCCGGTCACCGAACGGCTCAGCGAACGGCTTCTCTGCTTCCCCACCGGCCAGGACGTCGCGGCGGGCGACATCGCGGTCATCGCGCGCCTCGTCGCGCGCGCCCCGGCGCAGGCCGGGACGATCGCGAGGCGGCTTTCACTTTCCGCGCCGCTCCTGGCGCAGGAGGCTATTGGATGA
- a CDS encoding WbqC family protein — protein sequence MRLGIMQPYFFPYLGYFDLICHTDAWVVFDTPQYIRHGWVNRNRVLHPSDGWQYVIAPVRKHDRAAAIRDVEVSPEPAWRRRLLAQLGHYRKRAPYFRETMAIVDRCLAPGDASLARTNVAILDEICRLLGIRFDRRFFSEMAIDLPAEPGPGDWALEIASALGADEYVNPPGGRHLFDPARFADRGIALTIREFRNMPYRCEGYGFVPGLSIVDVLMWNRPESVRRYLLEWSRG from the coding sequence GTGAGGCTCGGGATCATGCAGCCGTACTTCTTCCCCTATCTCGGATACTTCGATCTGATCTGCCACACCGACGCCTGGGTGGTCTTCGACACGCCGCAGTACATCCGCCACGGCTGGGTCAACCGCAACCGGGTTCTCCACCCGTCGGACGGCTGGCAGTACGTCATCGCCCCGGTGAGAAAGCATGACCGCGCCGCCGCGATCCGCGACGTCGAGGTCAGCCCGGAGCCGGCCTGGCGCCGACGCCTCCTCGCGCAGCTCGGGCACTACCGGAAGCGCGCGCCGTACTTCCGCGAGACGATGGCGATCGTCGACCGCTGTCTCGCCCCGGGAGACGCCTCCCTCGCGCGCACCAACGTCGCGATCCTCGACGAGATCTGCCGCCTGCTCGGAATCCGCTTCGACCGGCGCTTCTTCTCGGAGATGGCGATCGACCTCCCCGCCGAACCGGGCCCCGGCGACTGGGCGCTCGAGATCGCGTCGGCGCTCGGCGCCGACGAGTACGTGAACCCGCCCGGGGGGCGTCACCTGTTCGACCCCGCGCGCTTCGCCGATCGCGGGATCGCTCTCACGATCCGCGAGTTCCGGAACATGCCCTATCGGTGCGAGGGGTACGGGTTCGTGCCCGGCCTCTCGATCGTCGACGTCCTGATGTGGAATCGGCCCGAGTCGGTCAGGCGGTATCTCCTGGAATGGAGCCGAGGGTGA
- a CDS encoding sulfotransferase, translating to MSAPRRLPFERIALLMGMPRSGTSWLSQIVDSSPDVRFRLSPLFSYAFKNAAGERSPRAAWEEVLRGAYEREDRFMSQTYQREAGRYPVFALKDEAPRVLAIKDTRYHQVLGRLLELFECARLVAIVRHPCGAIHSWLTTPKEFPTGSDPSAEWRTGRCRKTAPEEFWGFEDWMSVTRLHLDLARRHPGRVLVIRYEDLVGNAVEESRRLLRFLDLPWTAQTESFVEESQSRHMADTHAVFKHPGVKDRWRGELSPEIQEAIRSEIAGTDLAEFLS from the coding sequence TTCCCTTCGAGCGGATCGCGCTTCTCATGGGGATGCCCCGGTCGGGCACATCCTGGCTGAGCCAGATCGTCGACAGCAGCCCCGACGTGCGGTTCCGGCTCTCGCCTCTCTTCTCGTACGCCTTCAAGAATGCCGCGGGCGAGCGGTCGCCCCGGGCCGCATGGGAGGAGGTTCTCCGCGGAGCTTACGAGCGCGAGGACCGGTTCATGAGCCAGACCTACCAGCGGGAGGCGGGGCGCTACCCGGTCTTCGCCCTCAAGGACGAGGCGCCGCGCGTCCTCGCGATCAAGGACACGCGCTACCACCAGGTCCTCGGGAGGCTTCTCGAGCTCTTCGAGTGCGCCCGCCTCGTCGCGATCGTGCGGCACCCTTGCGGTGCGATCCACTCGTGGCTGACGACGCCGAAGGAGTTCCCGACCGGCTCCGACCCCTCCGCCGAGTGGCGCACCGGGAGGTGCCGCAAGACCGCACCCGAGGAGTTCTGGGGGTTCGAGGACTGGATGTCGGTGACGCGCCTCCATCTCGATCTCGCGCGGCGCCACCCCGGCCGGGTCCTCGTCATCCGCTACGAGGATCTCGTCGGGAACGCCGTCGAAGAGAGCCGCCGCCTCCTCCGGTTCCTCGATCTCCCCTGGACGGCGCAGACAGAGTCGTTCGTCGAGGAAAGCCAATCGCGTCACATGGCCGACACGCACGCGGTCTTCAAGCACCCCGGGGTGAAGGACCGGTGGCGGGGGGAGCTGAGCCCCGAGATCCAGGAGGCGATCCGGAGCGAGATCGCGGGAACGGACCTCGCGGAGTTCCTCTCGTGA